The Vicia villosa cultivar HV-30 ecotype Madison, WI linkage group LG1, Vvil1.0, whole genome shotgun sequence genome includes a region encoding these proteins:
- the LOC131644279 gene encoding U-box domain-containing protein 44-like, whose product MVGLELIPIGTILTVVTNQVLRTAHAAADVLIGKESFKALSKYLFDIEPVLKELQRQELNDSQPARFALESLEADVKRANTLVEKYKNRGRFYLLVKCRSIVEGVEQVTRDIGRSLAALSIANTEVLSRISDQVDKLQDEMQRVEFEASQSQLEIVDKLNQGLRDQKQDQAFANDILEEIAMAVGVPMEPSEIGKELASFRKEKEEAANRKEKAEFVFLEQIIKLLSRADAARDYKEVKIQYIERVRVIERYDSREKYILPLNSFLCCITGAVMVDPVSLNTGTTCERSAIEGWFYDGNRTDPKTKEVLDDTSLKSNIPIRQSIEEWRELNYCLLIRSIRENLLSNSNLQESLSQMQALIAENSINKDWISIGELTDNVISILGNSNDREVKMKILITLKDAVEGHARNKEKLAESQGWDHIIACLESDSNNSKAAIDLLYELLQDRSGWNQCFCKKLSENDTAVPFLVTLVKDPGNDSAEVAQKILKELFEINENSIITAANCGWHKPLVDRMIRGPDSRMSMAKAIVNLELDDLNLIQLGKEGVITPLIEMLSGSIESKDLSLSALVKLAGSHANKGIIASSGGVPLILDLLFSPRTRAFITIKCSEILEKLSSSDDGIDFFVDGEGKQLELDSIITNLLHLQQSSNSGHNLRKPTLRALLGICKFETGFVKKAILAANGVSLILPLLDDSNSEIRETAINLLFLFSQHEPEGVVEYLFKPRRLEALIGFLENDDNDNVQMAAAGLLANLPKSERELTSKLIEMGGLDAIISILKTGKMEAKEHALSALFRFTDPTNIESQRDLVKRGIYPLLVNFLNTGSITAKAIAAAFIGDLSMSTPKLTDVSKPTGCWFCRPSRIPLCAAHDSVCSTTTTFCLLEADALPGLIKLLQGEVHATAFEAIQTLSTLVLEEFPHRGARLLHESNAMRPLLEILNWGSESLKAEALGLLEKVFVSKEMVEYYGMTARSRLVCLTGNNIYGDGHLRRKAAKVLSLLERYSKSSSSAISGVLE is encoded by the exons ATGGTAGGATTGGAACTCATACCAATAGGTACAATTTTAACTGTTGTAACAAACCAAGTATTGCGAACAGCTCATGCTGCAGCTGATGTTCTTATTGGCAAAGAGAGTTTCAAAGCACTTTCGAAATATCTATTCGATATCGAGCCAGTACTAAAGGAGTTACAGCGTCAAGAACTGAACGATTCTCAACCTGCAAGATTTGCTCTAGAGTCCCTAGAAGCAGATGTTAAAAGAGCTAATACTTTGGTCGAGAAATACAAGAATCGCGGACGATTCTACTTACTAGTTAAGTGTCGTTCGATAGTCGAGGGAGTTGAGCAAGTTACAAGGGATATTGGAAGGTCTTTAGCTGCACTGTCGATTGCGAATACTGAAGTGCTGTCGAGGATTTCTGATCAGGTTGATAAGCTGCAAGATGAGATGCAAAGAGTTGAATTCGAGGCTTCGCAATCTCAGCTTGAGATTGTTGATAAGTTGAACCAAGGTTTAAGAGACCAGAAACAAGATCAGGCTTTCGCGAATGATATACTTGAGGAGATTGCAATGGCGGTTGGAGTTCCCATGGAACCGTCCGAGATAGGCAAAGAGTTGGCCAGCTTTAGGAAGGAAAAAGAAGAGGCTGCTAATAGGAAAGAAAAGGCCGAATTCGTTTTCTTGGAGCAGATCATTAAGTTGCTCTCTAGAGCGGATGCGGCTAGAGACTACAAAGAAGTTAAGATTCAATACATTGAAAGGGTTCGAGTGATAGAAAGATATGATTCGAGGGAAAAATATATTCTACCGCTTAATTCGTTCCTTTGCTGTATAACGGGAGCGGTTATGGTTGATCCTGTTAGCCTTAACACAGGTACAACATGTGAGAGATCGGCGATTGAAGGTTGGTTTTACGATGGAAATAGAACGGATCCGAAAACAAAAGAGGTTCTTGATGATACTAGCTTGAAGTCTAATATTCCGATAAGACAATCAATCGAAGAATGGAGAGAGCTTAATTATTGTCTTCTGATAAGGTCTATCAGGGAAAATTTGTTATCGAATTCTAATCTGCAAGAGTCCTTGAGCCAAATGCAGGCTCTAATAGCTGAGAATTCTATTAACAAGGATTGGATTTCTATCGGAGAACTTACGGATAACGTTATCTCGATCCTCGGAAACTCTAATGACAGAGAAGTGAAGATGAAGATTTTGATCACTTTGAAGGATGCTGTAGAGGGGCATGCAAGAAACAAG gAGAAATTGGCTGAATCACAAGGATGGGATCATATCATTGCGTGCTTAGAAAGCGACTCTAACAATTCAAAGGCAGCAATTGATTTGTTATATGAGTTGCTTCAAGACCGATCTGGTTGGAATCAATGTTTTTGCAAAAAGCTTTCTGAGAACGACACAGCAGTTCCTTTCCTTGTAACTCTTGTAAAGGACCCTGGAAATGATTCAGCCGAGGTTGCGCAGAAGATTTTAAAGGAGCTTTTTGAAATAAATGAAAACAGCATTATCACTGCTGCTAATTGTGGCTGGCATAAGCCACTAGTCGATCGTATGATTCGAG GACCGGATTCAAGAATGTCGATGGCGAAAGCCATAGTTAATTTGGAGTTGGATGATTTAAACTTGATACAACTTGGCAAGGAAGGAGTTATAACTCCTTTGATAGAAATGCTGTCTGGAAGTATCGAATCGAAAGACCTGTCGTTATCGGCTCTTGTTAAATTAGCTGGATCTCATGCCAACAAGGGAATTATAGCTTCCTCTGGAGGTGTTCCTCTCATTCTAGATTTATTGTTCTCGCCTCGGACACGGGCTTTCATTACCATTAAATGTTCCGAAATTCTTGAGAAACTTTCTTCTTCCGATGATGGAATCGATTTCTTTGTTGATGGAGAAGGGAAACAGCTTGAGTTAGATTCCATCATCACCAATTTGCTACATTTGCAGCAAAGTTCGAATTCAGGCCACAACCTCCGTAAGCCTACGTTACGTGCTCTTCTTGGCATTTGCAAATTCGAGACTGGTTTTGTGAAGAAAGCAATTCTTGCAGCCAATGGTGTATCTCTAATTCTTCCACTTCTTGATGATTCCAACTCAGAAATCCGAGAGACTGCGATCAACCTGCTCTTTCTTTTCTCTCAGCATGAACCAGAAGGAGTAGTTGAATACCTCTTCAAGCCTAGAAGACTAGAAGCTTTGATTGGATTTCTCGAGAACGATGACAATGATAACGTACAAATGGCTGCAGCCGGTTTACTAGCCAACCTACCGAAATCAGAACGAGAACTAACCTCAAAGTTGATTGAAATGGGAGGACTTGATGCAATCATAAGCATTTTAAAAACCGGAAAAATGGAAGCAAAAGAACACGCTCTCAGCGCGCTCTTCAGGTTCACGGATCCTACAAACATCGAGTCACAGCGCGATTTAGTTAAACGCGGAATATATCCTTTGCTTGTAAACTTTCTCAATACCGGCTCAATCACTGCAAAGGCAATAGCAGCAGCTTTCATCGGCGATCTTTCTATGAGCACACCAAAGCTAACAGATGTTTCAAAACCAACTGGCTGCTGGTTTTGCAGACCATCGCGCATTCCTCTATGCGCAGCACACGATAGCGTATGCAGCACGACAACCACCTTCTGTCTATTGGAAGCCGATGCTTTACCTGGTTTGATAAAGCTGTTACAAGGAGAGGTTCATGCAACTGCTTTTGAAGCAATACAAACACTTTCTACATTGGTTTTGGAGGAGTTTCCACATCGAGGTGCTCGTTTGTTGCATGAGTCAAATGCAATGAGGCCTTTGTTGGAGATTTTGAATTGGGGTAGTGAGTCACTTAAGGCAGAAGCTTTAGGACTTTTGGAGAAGGTTTTTGTGTCAAAGGAAATGGTGGAATACTATGGAATGACGGCGAGATCGCGGCTAGTTTGCTTGACTGGAAATAATATATATGGGGATGGTCACCTTAGAAGGAAAGCTGCTAAGGTATTGTCATTGCTTGAACGTTATTCTAAGTCTTCATCATCTGCTATTTctggagttttggagtga